One window of the Onthophagus taurus isolate NC unplaced genomic scaffold, IU_Otau_3.0 ScKx7SY_16, whole genome shotgun sequence genome contains the following:
- the LOC111415472 gene encoding coiled-coil domain-containing protein 42 like-2-like produces the protein MGRIKRKCKIPDKKLKMDFPKFRPENEAGRFLLSKKILKSYKDIHPDSNYIRDTPQMYKRLAWDQKRIKENTLTWKRQSAIEFRSKLDHVAYRWIQKANDFKKLIKKSNKFVMGNAEKRARTRIKILNELNIQEKRDADIEKLQTDYNSLSQIKCLMENKLKSLKMYEDYLEEVAKKDNFRNINNILIRFYDLLSTKDALSKKIIEYDENLFTLKGDFAKLLEEKRTKLNGISHHLGLTYQTYENARANSLRLEGLVAKIQKVCVRKRAEHIGLKKAIWSWYQKVCQMRGDEIKVKEWDIEAQLEYIGSKFGELAVINKFLQRERKQTKFI, from the coding sequence ATGGggagaattaaaagaaaatgcaAGATACCCGACAAAAAGCTAAAAATGGATTTCCCGAAATTTCGCCCCGAAAACGAAGCGGGGCGATTTctactttcaaaaaaaatcctaaaatcaTACAAAGACATTCACCCAGACTCCAATTACATCCGGGACACCCCCCAAATGTACAAAAGATTAGCCTGGGACCAAAAACGCATCAAAGAAAACACTTTAACGTGGAAGCGACAATCAGCGATAGAATTCCGATCGAAACTGGACCACGTAGCCTACCGTTGGATACAAAAAGCTaacgatttcaaaaaattaatcaaaaaatccaACAAATTCGTAATGGGAAATGCGGAAAAACGCGCTAGAACGCgcataaaaatcttaaacGAACTCAATATCCAAGAAAAACGCGACGCGGACATCGAAAAATTACAAACCGATTACAACAGTTTATCGCAAATCAAATGTTTAatggaaaacaaattaaaatcgcTTAAAATGTACGAAGATTATCTCGAGGAAGTCGCCAAAAAAGACAACTTCAGAAACATCAATAACATCTTAATAAGATTTTACGATTTATTATCGACGAAAGACGCTCTTtcgaaaaaaatcattgaataCGACGAGAATTTATTCACGTTAAAAGGGGATTTTGCGAAATTGCTCGAGGAAAAACGGACGAAATTAAACGGGATTTCGCATCATTTGGGGCTAACTTACCAAACTTATGAAAATGCGAGAGCGAATTCGCTCCGTTTGGAGGGACTCGTGGCGAAAATTCAAAAGGTTTGTGTGAGGAAACGCGCCGAACACATTGGGTTGAAAAAGGCTATCTGGAGTTGGTACCAGAAAGTGTGCCAAATGAGGGGGGACGAGATTAAAGTGAAAGAATGGGATATCGAGGCTCAATTGGAGTATATAGGTTCTAAATTTGGTGAATTGGCGGTGATTAATAAGTTTTTGCAACGTGAAAGAAAACAAACGAAGtttatttga
- the LOC111415481 gene encoding uncharacterized protein — MKAFLALFALMTIANAQAPPFQINGSASVGANSSQIQIQGENSTQNSEQGQNKGGAQVSGGVIINGPPRPGAAQNGGGADIGSFLQGVSNGIGDFIKGFAQPIEAVGKTFCFAIDSGTNQLLRLDDFAGKTFSISVDGVPIYNGTIQGGTRNGSKGTGSNGSKRHHHGQHHFDSKKAMNLIEKLKGEKENFEDKRHHARRDAH, encoded by the exons aTGAAAGCTTTCTTGGCTCTTTTTGCGTTGATGACCATCGCTAACG cacAAGCTCCTCCGTTTCAAATAAATGGGAGTGCTTCCGTTGGGGCAAATTCAAGTCAAATTCAAATACAAGGTGAAAATAGCACCCAAAATTCAGAACAAGGTCAAAATAAAGGTGGAGCACAAGTTTCCGGTGGAGTTATTATAAACGGACCTCCACGGCCAGGAGCcg CTCAAAATGGAGGTGGGG CGGATATTGGAAGTTTTCTTCAAGGTGTATCTAATGGAATTGGTGATTTTATCAAAGGATTTGCACAACCAATTGAAGCTGTaggaaaaacattttgttttgcaatTGATTCTGGAACTAATCAACTATTAAGACTTGATGATTTCGCTGGGAAAACTTTCTCGATTAGTGTTGATGGAGTACCGATTTATAACGGAACTATTCAAGGAGGGACTAGAAATGGTTCAAAAGGAACTGGTTCAAATGGAAGTAAAAGACATCATCACGGACAACATCATTTCGATTCTAAAAAAGCAATGAACCTTATCGAAAAGTTGAAaggtgaaaaagaaaattttgaagataaaagacATCATGCAAGAAGAGATGCGCATTAA
- the LOC111415484 gene encoding uncharacterized protein, whose amino-acid sequence MTKILQIAVVCLFIVASIQGRRLKRASLKYAIYACRLDCDGKENTVSTNPSQSTQPSIVTEPSANTESSEGTTPSEGTTPSKGTTPSEGTTPSQGTTPSQGTTPEETIPSEETTPSGETTSSEETTPSEETTPSGETTSSEETTPSEETTSSEETTSSEETTPYEETTPSETTPSEETTPSEETTPSEETTPSEGTTPSVNTEPSVPTTPTECTPSADSNATDCENEKNVILIWVQITQNMQCDIGNTLRSFFTVVFTSKIKALVAIRNVLVNGYTGLTTLPVIQLKAALTVILGARFNVTSSLKSILTSGVSSGLDFANKLAAGLNENKDVSITISQFFGFFSRSSGSSSIPCICNAINSFKQITPSDLSSVLTSALNKTLGIFGGSGGVIVGGGGSSGGDGSIGGDGSIGGGGSSGGDGSSGGDGSIGGDGSIGGGGSSGGDGSIGGDGSIGGGGSSGGDGSIGGDGSIGGGGTIEGGSSIGGGGSIGSGGSIEGSGGIGGGGSFGGSGSIGGGVTSGFGQHIVSDNRHHHNKKHHHTANKKHHHKQEHNKKHHHHEKKHNEAKKHHHQNKHHQHQARHHHKKAHRGQHEKQQE is encoded by the exons ATGACGAAAATTCTGCAAATAGCCGTTGTGTGTCTTTTTATCGTTGCTTCCATTCAGG ggcGTCGATTGAAAAGAGCCTCACTTAAGTATGCCATTTATGCATGTCGTCTTGACTGTGATGGAAAGGAAAATACTGTATCTACTAATCCTTCTCAATCTACACAACCTTCTATAGTAACAGAACCTTCTGCAAATACAGAATCTTCTGAAGGAACAACACCTTCTGAAGGAACAACACCTTCTAAAGGAACAACACCTTCTGAAGGAACAACACCTTCTCAAGGAACAACACCTTCTCAAGGAACAACACCTGAAGAAACAATACCTTCTGAAGAAACAACACCTTCTGGAGAAACAACATCTTCTGAAGAAACAACACCTTCTGAAGAAACAACACCTTCTGGAGAAACAACATCTTCTGAAGAAACAACACCTTCTGAAGAAACAACATCTTCTGAAGAAACAACATCTTCTGAAGAAACAACACCTTATGAAGAAACAACACCTTCTGAAACAACACCTTCTGAAGAAACAACACCTTCTGAAGAAACAACACCTTCTGAAGAAACAACACCTTCTGAAGGAACAACACCTTCTGTAAATACAGAACCTTCAGTACCTACAACACCTACTGAATGTACCCCATCAGCTGACTCGAACGCCACAG attgtgagaatgaaaaaaatgttatattgatATGGGTgcaaataacacaaaatatgCAATGTGACATAGGCAATACCCTAAGATCTTTCTTCACTGTGGTCTTCACTTCTAAAATCAAAGCATTAGTAGCTATTAGAAATGTGTTGGTCAACGGATATACAGGACTAACAACTTTACCCGTAATACAATTGAAAGCAGCATTGACGGTGATTCTTGGAGCAAGATTTAATGTCACCTCTAGTTTGAAGTCTATACTTACGTCTGGAGTATCAAGTGGACTTGATTTTGCGAATAAACTTGCCGCGGGattaaacgaaaataaagaCGTTTCTATTACTATTTCTCAATTTTTCGGTTTCTTTTCTCGAAGTTCTGGAAGTAGCTCTATTCCATGCATTTGCAATGctataaattctttcaaacaAATCACTCCTTCTGATCTATCAA GTGTACTGACTTCCGCACTGAATAAGACTTTAGGTATCTTTGGTGGTAGTGGTGGTGTCATTGTTGGAGGTGGCGGTAGCAGTGGAGGTGACGGTAGCATTGGAGGTGACGGTAGCATTGGAGGTGGCGGTAGCAGTGGAGGTGACGGTAGCAGTGGAGGTGACGGTAGCATTGGAGGTGACGGTAGCATTGGAGGTGGCGGTAGCAGTGGAGGTGACGGTAGCATTGGAGGTGACGGTAGCATTGGAGGTGGCGGTAGCAGTGGAGGTGACGGTAGCATTGGAGGTGACGGTAGCATTGGAGGTGGCGGTACCATTGAAGGTGGCAGTAGCATTGGAGGTGGCGGTAGCATTGGAAGTGGCGGTAGCATTGAAGGTAGCGGTGGCATTGGAGGTGGCGGTAGCTTTGGAGGTAGCGGTAGCATTGGAGGTGGCGTTACCAGTGGTTTTGGCCAACATATTGTATCAGATAACAGACACCATCACAATAAAAAGCACCATCACACCGCTAATAAAAAACACCATCACAAGCAAGAACACAACAAAAAACACCACCATCACGAAAAGAAACACAACGAGGCTAAGAAACATCACCATCAGAATAAACACCATCAACACCAAGCCCGTCATCATCACAAAAAAGCACATAGAGGACAACACGAAAAACaacaagaataa
- the LOC111415466 gene encoding uncharacterized protein — MFDLKLCKLLIVLLNVMMIMNVNGKPHEKSSTHDKRAVNNPNGPVLFPGEPRAQPTTTPIVFLYNTTAPSVDNHTDAKRRDGNHEHGKKKHKKHHVNKKN; from the exons atgtttgatttaaaattatgcaAGTTGCTAATCGTTTTATTAAACGTCATGATGATAATGAACGTTAACG GAAAACCCCACGAAAAATCTTCAACGCATGATAAACGAGCTGTGAATAACCCGAATGGGCCGGTTCTTTTCCCGGGGGAACCCCGAGCGCAACCAACAACGACCCCAATAGTTTTTCTTTACAATACAA ccgCGCCCTCTGTTGATAACCACACCGATGCTAAAAGACGAGATGGAAATCATGAACACGGAAAgaagaaacataaaaaacatcatgttaacaaaaaaaattaa